From one Allorhizobium ampelinum S4 genomic stretch:
- a CDS encoding glutathione binding-like protein: MTDLSSFPITQRWPAQNPEIIQLYSLPTPNGVKVSIALEELDLPYEAHLVTFSDNSQKSPEFVSLNPNGRIPAILDPHGPDGKPLGVFESGAILVYLAEKTGRLLPKDGPSRYSVLQWLFFQMGGVGPMFGQFGHFHKYAADKVANNSYPTERYRDETRRLLSVLEAELAHRPWLAGDEYSIADIATWPWVRCITAGYEAAEVIGLSNYPAVMDWAARGEARPASQKGLNIPPRPV; encoded by the coding sequence ATGACTGACCTTTCTTCCTTCCCGATCACCCAGCGCTGGCCTGCCCAAAATCCAGAGATCATTCAGCTCTATTCGCTGCCGACGCCAAATGGCGTCAAGGTATCGATTGCGCTGGAAGAGCTGGATCTGCCCTATGAGGCGCATCTGGTGACGTTTTCCGACAATTCGCAGAAGTCGCCAGAATTCGTCTCGCTCAATCCGAATGGCCGCATCCCGGCTATCCTCGACCCGCATGGACCTGATGGAAAACCGCTTGGCGTGTTCGAATCGGGTGCAATTCTGGTCTATCTGGCCGAAAAGACCGGACGGCTTTTGCCGAAGGACGGCCCCAGCCGCTACAGCGTCCTGCAATGGCTGTTCTTCCAGATGGGCGGCGTCGGGCCGATGTTTGGCCAGTTCGGCCATTTCCACAAATATGCCGCCGATAAGGTCGCCAACAATTCCTACCCGACGGAGCGTTACCGCGACGAAACCCGTCGCTTGCTGTCCGTACTCGAAGCAGAGCTTGCGCATCGTCCCTGGCTTGCCGGTGACGAGTACAGCATTGCCGATATCGCCACCTGGCCGTGGGTGCGGTGCATTACCGCTGGTTATGAAGCCGCCGAGGTGATTGGTCTCTCCAATTATCCCGCCGTCATGGATTGGGCCGCTCGCGGTGAAGCCCGTCCCGCCAGCCAAAAGGGTCTGAATATTCCGCCGCGCCCAGTGTGA
- a CDS encoding DoxX family protein: MSNTNNAILLLARILLSFIFILSGFGKLTDPASTAGMITGAGLPAATALAYLAGAFELITGLSVLVGFQTKIVGWALALFCIFTGAVFHSGTVAVPGWPDAALGWINTLNGIMMMKNFTLAGAYILLATVGAGAYSLDARRGGKLALA, translated from the coding sequence ATGTCAAATACCAATAACGCGATCCTTCTGCTCGCCAGAATTCTTCTCTCCTTCATCTTCATTCTGTCTGGCTTTGGCAAACTGACCGATCCGGCTTCCACGGCCGGCATGATCACGGGCGCTGGACTGCCTGCTGCGACGGCTCTGGCCTATCTGGCTGGTGCGTTTGAGTTGATCACCGGTCTTTCAGTTCTCGTTGGCTTTCAGACGAAGATCGTCGGCTGGGCCTTGGCGTTGTTTTGCATCTTCACCGGCGCTGTCTTCCATAGCGGCACGGTTGCCGTTCCCGGCTGGCCGGATGCAGCACTCGGCTGGATCAACACGCTGAACGGCATCATGATGATGAAGAACTTCACCCTTGCTGGCGCTTATATCCTGCTGGCAACGGTTGGAGCAGGCGCCTACTCGCTCGACGCCCGTCGCGGTGGTAAGCTGGCTCTTGCCTGA
- the hisG gene encoding ATP phosphoribosyltransferase: MTITIGLPSKGRMKEDASAIFARAGLTITAVGNDRSYRGRVEGEDIEIAYLSASEISREIGNGTVDFGVTGEDLIREELADADKRVEIAARLGFGHADVVVAVPDIWLDVDSMADLGDVAQEFRARHGRRLAIATKYWRLTQQFFSRQHGIQLYRIVESLGATEGAPAAGQADIIVDITSTGSTLRANHLKVLSDGIILRSQACLVRARKPEHEGNAQIGKIIDAVRSAL, from the coding sequence ATGACCATTACCATCGGATTGCCCTCCAAGGGCCGGATGAAGGAAGACGCCTCGGCGATTTTTGCCCGTGCAGGGCTGACCATTACCGCTGTCGGCAATGACCGCTCCTATCGCGGCCGGGTCGAAGGCGAGGATATCGAGATTGCCTATCTTTCCGCCTCGGAAATTTCCCGCGAAATCGGCAATGGCACCGTCGATTTCGGCGTCACCGGTGAAGATTTGATCCGTGAAGAGCTGGCGGATGCCGACAAGCGCGTCGAAATCGCCGCACGGCTTGGTTTTGGCCACGCCGATGTGGTGGTCGCCGTGCCTGACATCTGGCTGGACGTGGACAGCATGGCTGATCTGGGGGATGTGGCGCAGGAATTTCGCGCCCGCCATGGCCGAAGATTGGCGATAGCCACGAAATACTGGCGCCTGACCCAGCAGTTCTTCTCCCGCCAGCATGGTATCCAGCTTTACCGGATCGTCGAAAGCCTGGGTGCCACCGAAGGCGCACCCGCCGCTGGCCAGGCCGACATAATCGTTGACATCACCTCCACCGGCTCAACCCTGCGGGCAAACCACCTGAAAGTGTTGAGTGATGGCATCATCCTGCGCTCACAAGCGTGCCTGGTTCGCGCCCGCAAGCCCGAGCATGAAGGCAATGCTCAGATTGGCAAAATCATCGACGCTGTCAGAAGCGCACTCTGA
- a CDS encoding ATP phosphoribosyltransferase regulatory subunit yields the protein MPLINMPDFAGALLDDFAARGAARVDTPVIQPAEPFLDMAGEDLRRRIFLTESETGESLCLRPEFTIPVCLSHIENATGTPKRYAYLGEVFRQRREGGNEFYQAGIEDLGEPATARADARAINDAIGILHKLLPGRPLTVMLGDQAVFEAVVKTLGLPSGWQRRLIQAFGDSTHLDQLLKTLASPQTAHGLDPAVEALLSSGDEAGLIAHLDRTMEDTGYSTNASRSPREIAARLKEKLALAETRLDGAALLLLREFLSLELPLSEATAALAGFADAAGLSLGAALDGFEARIAALADLGVDLSRITYRAAFGRPLDYYTGLVFEVALSGETAVLAGGGRFDRLLTLLGAKHTIPAVGFSLWLDRIELARAR from the coding sequence ATGCCTCTGATAAACATGCCGGATTTCGCCGGTGCTCTCCTTGATGACTTTGCCGCGCGTGGCGCAGCAAGGGTCGATACCCCGGTTATCCAGCCAGCCGAGCCGTTTCTGGATATGGCGGGCGAGGATCTGCGCCGCCGAATTTTCCTTACCGAAAGCGAGACTGGCGAAAGCCTGTGTCTGCGACCGGAATTCACCATTCCCGTCTGTCTCAGCCATATCGAAAACGCCACCGGCACGCCAAAACGCTACGCCTATCTGGGTGAAGTGTTTCGTCAGCGTCGCGAAGGCGGCAATGAATTCTATCAGGCCGGTATTGAAGATCTTGGCGAGCCAGCCACGGCCCGCGCCGATGCCCGCGCCATTAATGATGCCATCGGCATTCTGCACAAGCTGCTGCCCGGACGGCCTCTGACCGTGATGCTCGGCGATCAGGCGGTGTTTGAGGCGGTGGTCAAGACACTGGGTCTACCCTCCGGTTGGCAAAGACGGCTGATCCAGGCGTTTGGCGACAGCACCCATCTCGATCAATTGTTGAAAACCCTGGCCAGCCCGCAAACGGCGCATGGTCTCGATCCCGCTGTGGAAGCGCTGCTATCGTCGGGCGACGAAGCCGGGCTGATCGCCCATCTCGACCGGACCATGGAAGACACCGGCTATTCAACAAATGCCAGCCGCAGCCCGCGCGAAATTGCCGCTCGGCTGAAGGAAAAGCTGGCGCTGGCGGAAACCCGGCTGGATGGCGCGGCCCTGTTGCTGCTGCGCGAGTTCCTGTCGCTGGAATTGCCGCTGAGCGAAGCCACCGCAGCCTTGGCGGGCTTTGCTGATGCCGCAGGTCTGTCGCTGGGTGCGGCTCTTGACGGATTTGAGGCAAGGATCGCCGCACTGGCCGACCTTGGCGTGGATCTCTCCCGGATCACCTATCGCGCCGCCTTTGGCCGACCACTGGATTATTATACCGGGCTGGTGTTTGAAGTGGCGCTCTCCGGCGAAACCGCCGTTTTGGCCGGTGGCGGACGGTTCGACCGGCTGCTGACCCTGCTCGGTGCGAAACACACCATTCCCGCCGTCGGCTTCTCGCTGTGGCTGGACCGCATCGAACTGGCGAGGGCGCGCTGA
- the hisS gene encoding histidine--tRNA ligase codes for MSEKTKKPQKLRARLPRGFVDREAHDIRAVNEMTAKIREVYERYGFDPVETPLFEYTDALGKFLPDSDRPNEGVFSLQDDDEQWMSLRYDLTAPLARHVAENFNEIQLPYRTYRAGYVFRNEKPGPGRFRQFMQFDADSVGAPGVQADAEMCMMMADTLEALGIQRGDYVIRVNNRKLLDGVLDAAEVPDFKRLETLRSLDKFDKFGTGGVKLLLTNGRKDESGDFTKGVGLTEQQADSLLSIFAPGNSYRCSYLKEDGTVGFFEGNPDVIIQNWDDVLRSHNEIGLAKFFGAPSENPSLMALLNANIACKGQQKGMEGVVELLSMLRIFQDAGYDETRIRIDPSVVRGLEYYTGPVYEAELTFDVTNEKGEKVVFGSVGGGGRYDGLVSRFMGQPVPATGFSIGVSRLMTALKNLRKLGADEVIAPVLITVMDGDVESMGRYQRFTQALRNEGIRAEMYQGNWKKFGNQLKYADRRGSPIAIIQGGDEREQGVVQIKDLIEGKRLSGEITDNTEWREARVAQIVVPEAELVAKVKEILAAQADDRARAK; via the coding sequence ATGAGCGAAAAGACCAAAAAGCCCCAGAAACTGAGAGCCCGCCTGCCGCGTGGTTTTGTGGATCGGGAAGCCCATGATATCCGCGCCGTCAACGAGATGACCGCGAAAATCCGCGAAGTCTATGAGCGCTACGGCTTCGATCCCGTGGAAACGCCGCTGTTTGAATATACCGATGCACTCGGCAAATTCCTGCCCGACAGCGACCGCCCCAACGAAGGCGTGTTCTCGCTTCAGGACGATGACGAGCAGTGGATGAGCCTGCGCTACGACCTGACCGCGCCTCTCGCCCGGCATGTCGCTGAAAACTTTAACGAAATCCAGCTGCCCTACCGCACCTACCGCGCTGGCTATGTGTTCCGCAATGAAAAGCCCGGTCCGGGCCGCTTCCGCCAGTTCATGCAGTTCGATGCCGACAGCGTCGGCGCGCCGGGCGTGCAGGCTGATGCCGAAATGTGCATGATGATGGCCGATACGCTGGAAGCACTGGGCATCCAGCGCGGCGATTACGTGATCCGGGTGAATAATCGCAAGCTTTTGGATGGCGTTCTTGATGCAGCAGAGGTCCCAGACTTCAAAAGATTAGAGACACTCAGGTCACTAGACAAGTTCGATAAATTTGGGACTGGCGGCGTAAAGCTTCTCCTTACAAATGGAAGAAAAGACGAGAGCGGTGACTTTACCAAAGGCGTAGGCTTAACCGAACAGCAAGCAGATTCTCTGCTATCAATTTTTGCGCCAGGAAATTCATACCGTTGCAGCTATTTGAAGGAAGATGGCACTGTTGGTTTCTTCGAAGGAAACCCTGATGTAATAATTCAAAATTGGGACGACGTATTAAGAAGTCATAATGAAATTGGGTTGGCAAAATTTTTTGGCGCACCATCTGAAAATCCTAGTTTAATGGCCCTTTTAAATGCGAACATTGCTTGCAAGGGTCAGCAAAAGGGCATGGAGGGGGTCGTAGAGTTGCTTTCTATGTTAAGAATATTCCAAGATGCCGGTTATGACGAAACACGTATCCGCATCGACCCATCCGTCGTCCGCGGCCTCGAATACTACACCGGCCCCGTCTACGAAGCCGAACTGACCTTCGACGTTACCAATGAAAAAGGCGAAAAGGTCGTCTTCGGCTCAGTTGGCGGAGGTGGGCGGTATGATGGGCTCGTGTCGCGCTTCATGGGCCAGCCCGTTCCGGCCACCGGCTTTTCCATTGGCGTCTCCCGCCTGATGACGGCCTTGAAAAACCTGCGCAAGCTGGGTGCTGACGAGGTGATCGCGCCGGTTCTGATCACGGTTATGGATGGCGATGTGGAGAGCATGGGGCGCTATCAGCGCTTTACCCAGGCGCTTCGCAATGAAGGCATTCGTGCTGAGATGTATCAGGGCAACTGGAAGAAATTCGGCAATCAGCTGAAATATGCCGACCGTCGCGGCTCCCCCATCGCCATCATTCAGGGCGGCGATGAGCGCGAACAGGGCGTGGTGCAAATCAAGGACCTGATCGAAGGCAAGCGTCTGTCGGGCGAAATCACCGACAATACCGAATGGCGCGAAGCCCGGGTGGCGCAGATCGTTGTGCCGGAAGCAGAGCTGGTTGCCAAGGTGAAGGAAATTCTGGCCGCCCAGGCGGACGATCGGGCGCGGGCGAAGTGA